TAATAGCCAATTTAAAACTTTTACAGTAGCTTTATcacacatcttttcttttttttttttaccttgtttgGTATCTCTTCTACCTCAGTCTCTTCATGACCTTGTGATGGCTCTTCTTGGTTCAGTGGAGATGAATCATATTCTGCagtctttttaaaatcacttgTTGTGGCCTCACTCAGTGATTCGTAATGAGCAAAGAAACCAGGTGAGGTCTGCTCTGTCTCCACAGGAATCGGGCTGATGAGGACCTGGTGCTGCTGTAGGCCAACATCAGGCTGTGAATAAACTATAGAGTTGTGTCCGGCAGACAGGACCCTGGCTCTGATGGGCGAGGGCCGCCGCTGTCGCTCACTGGTTGTTAGGCAAGGCACACGGCGGGAGTAGTCGTCATGGAGACGGCTCAGGGGGGACATGAGCGAAGGAGAGGTGTTGCTTGGGGACGGACTTCGCCTCTGTCTGACAGTCACATCAGTCATGCTTCCTACTGGCTTTAGCATCGGTCCCTTGGTCTTTACAGGGATCTTTCTCCCAGCGTGGCCACGGAGGTCCACTGAGGATGCACTGGCTGTCCTCTGGATGCTTGGTGCCTCATTTGATTGGCAAGTTCTCTGGGGTTCTTCCTGAGAAGATTGAGGTCCTGGGGCTGCTGCCTTGCGCCTGAAAGGTGCCTTAAATATGTGAAGATTTTCAGCGCTTTTGCTCAGTCTGCTCAGCACCTTTACGTTTGTGTTCAGATTCATGATCCTTGTTTGAGAATTGGTCTTTGATGTCTGATCTGGTTTCTGGCTGTCTGGGACTTCATTTGTGCTTCTTCCTGTAAGTCTCCCATTCCCCGTGTCAAATAAAGAGATGCGTCCTGCTCCATATGCTCTCCTGATACTCCTTGAAAATCGTGCATTGCGTGAGAGACCATCTCCTTCATCAGTTTCCTCATCGTCATAGTCCTCAATATCTGATCCACATTGGCACATCACTGACAACTTTTGGCCAGAATGACCTCCGTTAGACAAACTGTTTCCTCCTGCaaactttaaatgatttgtTGCATCATCTAGACCAGGGCCAACATTGGCTACAACCATGCCATTAGTCATTTCCTGATTTGAATATGGGATTTGATCTCCCTCTTGGCTGATTGTCCCTCTACTCTGTATACCCTGTAGCACAGAGGACCGGAGCTTTTTAAAGGAGTCCACAACACCGAGTCCTGAAAGACCTGACCAGGATTGGGGGGCAGAGTCGCTGCCACTGTTGTTAGATGAGGTGGGACTGTCAGTGGCTGTACTGTGAGCATTGATGGGACCTTTCCTGGAGTTAGAAAAAAGCCTCATAATTCTTGCGGAGTAAGGCTTTCCCTCAGGCTGACCTATAACAGGGTTGGACCAGGCAGAGGAGTTTATttggtttaatttgttttcatcagGACCTGCAGTCACTGGCTGAACTTGGGCGCCACACCCAGACAGCAGATATGGTACCTCACTTCTATCAGCTTGAGTGTGGAATGGGTATATATCACTGTGTGGTCGACTTCGGATCAGCGGGTCAGCTTTAGAGTTTTGGAGGATCGGGAGAGGGTCCTCACTTGTGGACAAGATCCTGTCCTTCTGTTCTGCctgcaaaacacaacagagtTTAAATGTAGGGATTTTAGGAAGTTATTTACAGTACTATTTTCTCAGGAAAAGGTTATGCACAAAGCATAATAATGACATACAGTATGCCAATGAAGATGGGAGGACATGTATGGACTATTGTGTGTTTACAGAACAGTGTCCTGTTGTATGTTAATGAGAAAGACTAAATTATATATTAAGACACAGACTAACAGAAAGACATAACCATTGTGCACAATGTCCAGAGTAGTGAGACATCTGTCACTGAAAGCACTCTGCGCATTTGTCCTTGGTGCTGTATTTCATTGTCCAAGGAGAGCTGAGGCCCTGGTTGGGGCGGTGTTGTGCTATGTTCAACTtaatgggagtgtgtgtgtgactcagggCACTGGCTAATGCAGCTGAGCCTTTGAAGTGGGGCTTTGTGAGCGTGACTAAGCAATAAAATTTGCTAATCCATTGTGATTAATGAAATAAATTGCCCAGTTTCCCCCCAAATTGCGTAGATGAGGTGATGTTCAGGGGGAGGGTTGTGTGGTCTTCAAATCAGTGAGATAATCTAACATGCTCTATCGTAATACACAGCGAGTCCTGATTGTTTTTCAGAAGAGAATTCATACCAGTAAACCCATTTCACAAAAGGTAACAGTTTGATGTAATAGTAGAAAACTAAAAATATAACTAATAATGTTAACAATGCTTTTCTATTTCAGAAAAGTCAAACTTTTTCTTCGTGGAACAATTTTGACTGATGTTTAAAAAGCTCTTAGATGATAGGTCAGGATTTCTCTATGGCTTGGTACTttatagataaatagatagatagaatctttattatcattgtatacaaggacacaacaaaacttcgttagcagcaatcctaaacagcagcgtttacaaaaaaaacaacaacaaaaaaatatttgtggtgatatgaaagagaaatatgcaaaaagtggccagagcaattgctgttcagtgaatgaatgataataataaataaatagacagttgtggtgactgaaagaatatatacagttattatttttgcagtgactgattaggtaaacaaatatatatagaaagatatagtgcaaataactgaagttatagtgcagtgacagagtatatacagttattattgtgcagtgactggatgagtaaataaacagttttagtgcaatgaatgaataaataaataaacagttaaagttaaagtgcagtgactgagtaaataaatagacaattaCAAAGCAGTGAATTACAAAGTTATTGCACAAGTAATATCGAACAGTTATCAGTGGTTAGGTAATTAGTATAAGTTCAATTATGAAATGACAAAGCCATTAAAACTACAGTCCCATtggggcattttttttttactttgtcctGAAGATAACAACACATTTCTAGCTGTCATGTACATAGGGCTACATACGTATTTTCTTAATTCCCCTGCATCCAGACAAATTAAATCTAGAATAGTTTAGCTAATCAGTTACTTtacaaaatatttaacataCTATGTTCTGATCTGATCTTATTTTATGTCTTGAGAACAAACATCCACCCAGGTTTTGTTTGTTGGAATAATAATACAGTAGCACTGCATCAATGCTTACTTTTTAATGTTCCTGAATGATTTATCGCagttacattttgtatttttcaggtATTGTAAATCAACTGTTGTCATTTTGCAGCAACCAATTTTTAAGCTCTGAAGGCAGTGTTGCTTCCACTGAATCCTTTGTTGACATGTAGGGAGTTGCAGGGATCCTGGAACGCTACCATGCCTCCCGTCCCTGTGCCTGTTCAGCAGCAGATGGGCTTTCTCAATCAAACTCTCTGTGGAATCTGCTGTCACTTCAACCAGCTCGCTCCATCACACCGAGCACTTATGTAAACACAGAGCCGCCGCTGCCAAGCACCACTGCTGACAGACAGTAAACACCCCTCGTGAACAATGTGCTGCTTTCAAAGCTAAGCTGAATTGTCTTCTTGTACTTTCTCCTCCTCAGTTGCAGAGGAATCACATTGTGTCGCAACTGGAAAATAGACGGGATCAATTGTTTTCTACAATCAAATGAGAAAGATCAGAGATGGGAAAGGAATGTCAGCTCGGgaagcttgtttttgttttactcaaATCATGGCATCAGCCATTCTACCAACTGTGCTATCCTTCATCACCTTTCTGCCTTCTCTCTACACTTGGCGCCAAATGTCACGGGCCAGTTGGTGTTCACTAAGACTTGGCAGTGATGTTAGTCAGAACCAGATTGGAGCAGGTGGCGCTTGTGATATTTCACAAAAAATTACAGACCAAAAAATTGACAACTCATATGCAATAGACTGTATTCTGTAATAACTCAGATAGTATGTTAGATTATGTATATTTTCCTTTAAACGCCATATTATGTAATACCATATATTTAGAATATATACAATAAACTAATGTGCTAATGGACACAATTGTTTCACTGTTGAGTCAGTTAGTACACCAAACTTAACAGTTTCAGAAAAAAGTGAATGAGAACAGCAATTTTCCTTAATTATGAAACACTGCTCTGCTTTATACTTAAggagctgtttttttaacaacaaataaacagtacaggagatgagatgagatgagagagatGGGAATATTGACACAATTCTCAAAATTCTCAAAAGTCTAGATAAAAAGATTGATAAATATAAGTTCTTGCATCTTTTCATTTCCATCAactgaataaaaataaactacataaaaatgtttttaaaaaggcgtCTATGACATCCATAACAACAGCTCTGCATAGTGCAACATCCAGACAAATACTACTTACGTTATGTTAATCTTATGCCCGACTGTCTGTCAATGCAGATCACTTTTACAAAGTTTAACTTTCCTTTATCAGCATTGCACTGCCCGCTCCAAGATCACTGCTGCTCTCATTCTTCCTCCTGCTTAACTGTGGAGGGAAACAGCGCTCTGGGGCCCTGGTCCAGACTTAATTAAGAGCTCAGGGAGGAGTCCCCTcccagacacacatacacacacacatgggagTACATGGGAGCCAGCTGGAGCCTGCCTCAGATTAGACTCCTGGAGAAGAGGATGAGCATGCACCCAGATATCAACATGTGTACAAGAGCTAAAAGAATTCGCTCCAAAAACACATGTGCAATTAGTTTGAGCATCCTTTCTAATAGTGCACGGCCCaaatccgtgtgtgtgtgtgtgtgtgtgtgtgtgtgtgtgtgtgtgtgtgtgtgtgtgtgtgtgtgtgtgtgtgtgtgtgtgtgtgtgtgtgtgtgtgtgtgtgtgtgtgtgtgtgtgtgtgtgcgcacatgcACGCACAGAGCTGAGCAGGGAGGAAGCCACTTAAATCATAGACTCCCTTCCTGTTTGGCTAGAAATCCCAGGCGGTTATGTAAGGAGTCATAAATGCATAATGAGCGACCTCCTACCCATCGTTCACCTCTGCAAAGGTATGTCTTGCCAGAGGCGAGGATAAAACAAATTTGGCCAAAATGAACTGAGTAATAAATAGAAAGACCcccagacagaaaaagacaagagagaGTAATGCAGTCATTTTCCATTCTCAGGCTTAACTGTGACGGACACAACCACCCTGCAGCAACACAACCATTCCTCTAAGCTGTTACTGAACTGCTCGTCAACTTGTATCCATGAATGAAAGCTGTGAGGAAACTTTCCTAAAGAGCTTCCATAATACACAACATATACTATTTTAAAGAACATATATGTGTGAAACTTAAGTGAACAGATTCTCATTACCTGAGACAAATTTCCCTGAGTTTTGTCTCTCAGGTGAATGTGTTACTGTATTTGGTCGGAAAAGCATCTGGCAAGATCAAGAAAACCTTGACATTGGTCAAGACACTGAGTGCATGCATTCatgtagtgtgtatgtttatgaATGTGTAGTTTATTCCTCTTTCATCCAAGTAATAATCTGATTAAAAAAGCTTTACCAGTCTGTGTTTAGTGCTAGTTTCATCTACACATGATAGCCTAATCAGGGGGACAACTAGGCTATTCAGCACTGATGGAGAGTGACACCCAAAGCATCAAAGCCCACCAGGGCTAAAACTGCAGAGGATTACTTGGCCTCTGTGCACTCTACATTTCAAGGGTGTCAATTAAGAATTAAAGGCCAAAaataccaacaacaaaaaaacagtatcCATAGGAAACATGTCTCTCTTGTGTGGTAAACTTCAATAAACacagatacaaaataaacagcaaTCAAGTATTTTGTATTGATTTGAATGCAAATAAATCGGGCATGACCACATGTCCCATGATCAGGTGAGCAGACTTCAGCTCTTTTTCCTAGTTAAAGTGTCATATTTGTTTATGGCCTAGTTCCTCATTTTTTAATCCGGCAGAAAGAAGGAGACTAAGAGACGCCACGCCCCTTTCTATAGAGCGTGGGAAGTACAGGTACAGGCCAGACCAGGGAGTGTCCCCCACTCTCACATAAGGCAGCCACATACTCACCTGATCTGCTGTAGACTGtcatagagagacagacggacagaaatCGAACACCACACAGGGCACAAGGCTTAGTGAGGACAAAACAATACCGAGACGCAATGTCAACGGTCAACAGTGTTGCCTGACAGCTGTGCAGCAATAACCAAGAGGCTGCTGtattcatcaaaaaaaacattaaaacagagagATTCTCTAGAGCTCAGTGTAGTAATATTACATCATCCAACACATCATTGCCACTCTTGTGCGGGATTGGAAGAACTGTTTTGTACAATATATCTCTGATTCAAATTTTTTATATCCCTCAATAAAGTAGAGGACTCTAACCAATAAATGATCCCGACTTTACACTTTAGCACCAAGTCCAGCTGGGCAGCTCTGAAAACAAGCCAAAGCACTTGTGAGTGAAGTCCTATAAGAAGACTAACTAAGAAAATGTTATGAATGAAAGGGAATCTGATACAAGGATTTATGAAAGGAGATTATActgagtacttttttttttttaagctcacAGAGGACTAAGGGCCAAACTGcttatttatttctgcattCATTAACTTTCTTTTCGCCATAAAGCTCTTTGTAGTTGaatcccctcctcccccccctctcccctcctttaCCCACTCCCCTGCCTGGCATCTCCCACATCACTATAACAACCCAGGCTGTAATGCACTACAATAACCCCCTCTGGTCCCGATTAAAACTGAGACTACAGGGGGGGGAATCACTGCAACTGTACTGTGACAAATGAACAACATCAATAAACTGAAATGCTTCCGATTTTAAGAGGTGGATTCATTGTGCAGTCAACAGAAAACTGTGTCTCACCTTGCTCATAGTCGCAGATGATGTCCTCCTGACCTTTTCTCACATCaacagggcagctgtggctcgtTGTTCAGCCATAGTGGGGTAAGTCTGGGTTCCTTTAAGGTCCAACAGGTTGCTGCCTTGCACTCTTCGTCTTCTCGCAAAAAAACATGTCGAGTACCGACCAAGTGCTCTGTCTCTGCTAACTAGTCAACCCCCGCAACATGTCGAGACAAACGAACCGGCGGACTCCTTAAAACTCACAGGGCTAGCACCTCAAGCTAATTCACGAGCTCACTCATCAAACTTCTGTATTGCGCAAGCTCCGCGGTTTTAAAATTTCGCTTTCGCAAACCGGGAAAACACTTGTGGTAGTCAAGCAAGGTGGCAACACAAGTACAGAATCGTCCAAAACCTTAGGAAGTCGCTCAAGAAAAGCTAAAAAATGTCGCTTTAGACCCCAGTTAAAAGAGGTCTTTCTTGGAGGAGTGAGCTTGGCGAGCATCCTTAATGCACTTGTTGCAGTGTTTGCAAGGGGCGGGGCCTCTAAAGGTTAGGATTGAGGTTTACTGGTTGACCGCAGCGTGGCCGTTCTACTGACAGCCAATCATAAGTAAGCAGATTGGTCGGTGACCGAAAGGCCCCGCCCACAGTGGAGCGCTCttcattgaaagaaaaaaatggagaagACAATGCAGCGTATAGCCTATTTCCTGCGGCtctttgaagataaaaaaagactAGACCTTCCAGTTGTCACTGCACCGTCTTCCTCGTGCCATGCCACTTTATCATGCCGTGAAAGTTAATGTCTCGGGTATTTCTTTTTGTGCATGACTATCCCCAAATACCAGAGGAAGAAACTGAATGAAGAATGTTGTTCTTTATTCTAACACAATAGACAGCTGGgtgtaattaaaaacacacactaaacagGTAAGAGGGACAAACATGAAAGCTCAATTCCatctgttaaatgtttttatttcactgtaGATCATGCTCTCATTTAAAGAGACGAATcatttattgaaatgtttttaaccaCTTATTGCTTAAACAATGCTTTAGAAGTGGGGAGAATATATCTTTACACAAGTTTCACTAAATCAGAGGTATAAGTATATATCACAAATACTGAAAGGCATACTACCAAATTGCAGGACGATTGAGTGTTCTATTctttactttattattattattattatttgttattaaCACAGATGCAAAAATATGAAGCTGTATTTTATAAGTCTGTAAATGAGTTGCATAAAAACTGACTAGTCAAATAAAAGCAGTGCCGGATTTAAAAGGCTCAGATGTGTCACTCTAAAATGAAGAGTTTTTGCATAAAGTGGTAATAATGATGTGAAATACATGTGCCCCATTTGTATTTAAGTAGATTCATTTATTAGTTGTGTTGACGGTACATTCCAGCACTGCACAATGCATTGTCACTCAAGTTTGTAGGCAGACTGATCCAGCTGATTCCTGACCTATGATGACCTAGTATAAAGTAGtcatgccttttttttagaCCCCAAAGATTAAGAACCCAGAGAAAGTAGTGTCATCATCTTCATCGGCAAAGAGCCCATTGGACAGCTCTCCACCAGCCACCTGCAGCCACACCTTGTCCCCCACGTCCAGGTGcagcacagcgccccctgctgccTGGTCCTCACTGCTTTGGTAGTTATCTGTGGTGTGGATGATCCTTGCACCATTCTTCACCAGAGCCACCTTCACGTTTCTGGAGTAGACAGTGATGTAGTAGGTGAAGAAGTAGGCTCCTGCTGCAGAACATGTGAATCTTCCCGTTTGTGGATCGTAGTGACTCTGCTGATTGTAAATAATCTTGTCAAACCGGATGGGTGTGTTAGCCGCTGGGAGTTTAGAATGAGCTGTGAGTCCCACAGAAAAGGCGCTTTTAGAGATAACTAAAGCATCTCCCTTCTCCCCCTTATCACCTCTCTCCCCTCGAGACCCTCTTTCACCACGATAACCAATGTTGCCTTTGTGGCCGGGAACCCCGATTTCCCCTTTAGGCCCTGACCTGCCGGGAGGTCCTAATGGTCCCTGAATGCCTCTGTCACCTCGAAGGCCAATCTCCCCTTTGGGACCCTCTGGTCCAGGAGGCCCCAAATCCCCTTTATGTCCTTGGGGTCCAGGCAGCCCAAGTT
This is a stretch of genomic DNA from Labrus bergylta chromosome 20, fLabBer1.1, whole genome shotgun sequence. It encodes these proteins:
- the tagln3b gene encoding transgelin-3b isoform X1, which gives rise to MLQMRFQVTLLLLLFIARCVAQEEIQNKGCVCGYPGIPGDPGHNGTPGRDGRDGLRGEKGDQGEIGPVGRPGNDGHRGDKGEPGEVGLVGLKGKRGDNGEQGFPGKMGPQGVQGPIGLKGNKGELGLPGPQGHKGDLGPPGPEGPKGEIGLRGDRGIQGPLGPPGRSGPKGEIGVPGHKGNIGYRGERGSRGERGDKGEKGDALVISKSAFSVGLTAHSKLPAANTPIRFDKIIYNQQSHYDPQTGRFTCSAAGAYFFTYYITVYSRNVKVALVKNGARIIHTTDNYQSSEDQAAGGAVLHLDVGDKVWLQVAGGELSNGLFADEDDDTTFSGFLIFGV